The genomic DNA AGAGCTCGTCAGAATAAACATTATTGCAAATCGCTCGATGCATGGTATCAGCCGCTATTTCAGCGCAGAGCAGCCCATAATATATCCCTCCACCAGTAGTCGGCTTGACCTGTCCTGCCGCATCACCCACCACAATCACCCTTTCACCTGAAGTCCTAGACAACGGCTTGAGGGGAATGCCCCCATAAGTTATTCTTGCCCCCGAAGGGTCTATCCTACCCTGTTTCGCCAGATTATCAATAAAGCTTGTTAGATGCGATCCGGTGTGTCGGCGAGAGAGCAGCCCTGCCAGGGCCCTTCCTTGTGAAGTAGGCACAAGCCAGGCAAAAAACCCGGGCGCTATGTGACCACCAAGATAGATCTCCACTTCATCGATCTCACCTGTGGCCACCTCTGCCTGGGCACCCATAACGAAGTCGGCATTTTTGCCAAACCCCAATTTTTGCGGCAGCCTGGAGCCGAACCCAGAGGCAATAACAACCGCCTTACCCTCGAACTCTGCAAACCGCCCTTTGCTCTCAACCCCTACACGAACAAGGCTATCTGTCCTGGTGACATCTCTCACCTTGCTGTCCAAGAGATACTCTGCACCCCGGGCTTGTGCATCCCTCGCCATGGCAGCATCGAAAACAGAGCGGTCCAATATGCATGCCTGGGCTGTCTCCTTCTCCATTCTGAAGAATTTCCCTGAAGGAGAGAGGACCCTGGCAGACCTTGCTTCTCTTAAAACAGCTTCCTTGCTGACGGGAAAGGTTTCGAGACACTCCTTGCCTACGATGCCAGTGCAACATGCCGTCTTGCCAACCTTCTCATGTTGTTCAAGGACAATTATTCTGTGTCCCCAACCAGCCAGTCTCCCGGCAATGTGGCTCCCAACTGGCCCGGCTCCAACTATGATGACATCGTACAATTCTATTTCCCCAAACCTTCCCAAGCCTAATATTAAACAACCTCAGACCATGGTTGTAAACTGATCTTTTACAGTCTATACTAAATTAGAGACAATGCGATAATTAGCGGTAAGAGTTTCTCCTCCCGACTAAGTGAGCGACGGGCTGCCTTGTGTGGAGTGGAACTGCTCATCTGGACAGGGGCAGAATTAGTTCAGAGACACTACTGCCAGAGGAGTATTCTCTGTGACAGAAATCAACATATTGTGCTGGAATGTCAACGGAATCAGAGCGGTGGGAGGAAAAGGCTTCCTGGAATGGCTATATCGAGAACGCCCCGACGTTCTCTGCCTTCAGGAAACAAAAGCACAGCCTGACCAGCTTGGCAAAGATCTCCTGGAGCCAAAGGACTACTATACATATTGGAATTACCCTGCTAGAAAAGGATACAGTGGAGTGGCTAGTTTGACTAGAGAAAAGCCGATCAGGGTACAGAATGGCCTGGGTATTCCGGAGTTTGACACAGAGGGCAGGGTCTTAATCACAGAATATCCCGCCTTTATCCTCCTGAACATATACTTCCCCAACGGAAAGAAAGATGAGCAGCGATTGAAATACAAGATGGACTTCTATGAAGCCTTCCTCAAATTCATTGACTCCCTGAGAGGGCAGGGCAAGGGCATCATCATTTGCGGGGACTTCAATACTGCCCATAGAGAAATAGACCTGGCTCGACCAAAAGAGAATGAAAAGGTCTCCGGATTTCTCCCCATGGAGAGGGCTTGGATGGACAAGTTCGTGGCTCATGGCTATGTCGATACGTTCCGCGAGTTCAACAAGGAAGCGGGGCAGTATACGTGGTGGGACCTAAAATCGAGAGCCAGAGAGAGGAACGTGGGCTGGAGGATCGACTGCTTCTTCGTAACAAGGAATCTGTTGCCATCAGTTTCAAAGGCATTCATCATGCCTGAAGTAGACGGCTCCGACCATTGCCCTGTTGGAATTACACTCAAAATAGATTAGCCAGGTTATTGGAAATCGGGAGACAAAGAATCAATTCAGAGAAGGACCGGGGCTTAGCCGTATCAACAGGGAGGAGGTGGAGATGAACAAGAAGAACCATGCTGTTTGCCATTTCTGCGCCAAGAAGGTGGAATACACAGATTGCTCTGATAGAGAGCCTTCGCCAGGAGACGCTCGCTGCAACATAATGAGGGGTTGGCTAACAGTGTCTCACTGGCAAGGGATGCATGCTGTCGATTACTACGATTTCTGTTCCTTTGGGTGCCTCCACAAATGGGTCAACGCTCAATTTCCCCGCGTTCCCAGCGTATTCCTTAAAGCCCTCGGGAACGAATAGGCTACACGGTCTGTAATCAGAAACAATCGTCGCGGCAAAAGAGGCCCAGAAGCTTCGCAATCCTCTATAATTCCTTACAATGGTTAAGAGAAGCAGGAGGATTCCAGCTTCGAGCAGACCTGTCAACCCTGCGCGAACCACAGGTCCATCATGCCTATACCTATGTGCTATCAGGCCTATAACACTTTGAATTCAGCCACGCTGCGAGACGGCTACAACGAACTCGCCAGCTGGAAGCCCAAAGTCAATCTGGTTTTCCCGAATACTTGCAGGCTCGGATTGTTACTTGCTATAATGCCACACAAATCCAACATCTGGATTAGACTACAAAGAAAAGGGGGGTTAGAAAGAGCCATGAGAAGTCGGTTGTACCTATTACTGGCTGCACTACTACTAGTAGCTGCAGTGATCCCTATGACGGGCTGCGGCGGGAACGAAGCGAATGAGCCATATAAGGTGGGGGCCATCTTCGCAACCACCGGTTTCAATGCCCCGCTCGGCGAACCGGAAAAGCAGACGGTGGATATGATGGTGGAACAGATCAATGCCAATGGGGGCATCAACGGACACCCCATAGAAGTCATTGCCTACAACAATGAGAGCGTCGCAGCCAACTGTGCAACATTGGCAGACAAGCTTATTAATGACGATAAGGTGGTAGCCATAATCGGGCCTACCGGCACCGGTGACAGCAACGCTATCGTCGACACGTGCGATAACGCGGAGATCCCTCTGATCTCCTGTGCTGCCGGCATATCCATAATCACTCCTACTGCAACAAATGACAAGCACTGGATCTTCAGCACTCCACAAACCACCGTAATGGTGGTTCAGAGGCTCTATGCCTACCTCAATACACAGACCATCTCCAAGATCGGTATCATCACTGACACCGCCGGGTTTGGCGCAGACGGCAAAGCCAATCTCGTGGCCCAAGCCTCTGCGTATGGTCTCACTATCACCTCGGCCCAGACATATGGTACAGACGATCCCGGCATGGAGACGCAGCTTGGCATCATCAGGGATTCCGGCGCTGAAGCTGTGATCTGCTGGGGCACCAACCCCGGGCCGGCTATTGTGGCCCGCAACATGGCAACACTGCCCATGACGATTCCCCTGTTCTGCAGCCATGGCATCGCCTTCCAGTCATTCATTGATCTTGCCCTTAGCGCTGCCAATGGGGTCATATTCCCAGCCGGCAAGCTGCCGATTGCTGACAATCTTACTGATGCCGATCCGCAGAAGGCACTCCTCTTGAAATACCGGGATGACTTCAATGCCAAGTACGGCAACGGAAAAGCCAATACCTTCGGGGGGCATGCCTACGATGCCCTATCCATGGTAGTAAAAGCTCTGGAGAACGCAGTCCAGGAGAGTCCGAAGACCATAAACTCCAACGATGACACGCTGAAAGCCGTAAGAGCGAAGATCAGGGACTACATCGAGAACAGCATCAACAGCACTGGTTTCCCTGAAACTGGCGGCTTCCCCGGTACCGCTGGCATTTTCAACATGTCTGCTGACAACCACAATGGACTCTCGATGGACTGTCTTGTGATGGTCCAGATTGTCGATAAGAAGTGGACTCGGTTGCAGTAAGTCAACCTGATTCCTAGGCCAAAGACGCTCAACGAGGGGGAAAGTGGTACTTTCCCCCTCGTTTTCTAGTGGAACCAGCCAAGAGACGTGTTGAATGACGACAGAGCTTTTCGTTCAGAGCCTCACATCTGGCCTCACTCAAGGCTGCATATATGCCCTAATAGGCCTGGGGTTCACCATAGTATTCAGCGTGACCAGTATCATCAACTTCGCTCAAGGCGATTTTGTGATGCTGGGTGGAATGCTTTCCTTCTTCCTAGCCAAGTCTGCCGGGCTTTCCATCCTCCCCGCCCTACTTCTTTCGATACTCATCGCCACACTCATCGGCGCAGCTTTGTACTTGCTGGCTATCAGAACGGCGAGGAGGTCTTCCGTAGTGAGCCTGATCATAATCACCATCGGAGCTGCTATTTTCATTCGGGGCATCGCCGGCCGGATATGGGGGGCAAACCCCGTGGCCCCACCCTTCTTCACCGGTGACAGATCGCTATCCATCTTCGGAGCCAGTATCCAGCCCCAGGCGCTCTGGATAATCGGCACCACCTTGGCAGTAACAGTCGTCCTGCATCTGTTCTTCTCCTACACCATGATGGGAAAGGCCCTAAAGGCCTGCGCCATGAACCGGACTGCCGCTACTTTCGTTGGTATCAACCCCAAGATGATGGTGCTGATCGCCTTCGCGATGGCAGCAGCGCTGGGTGCTTTGGGCGGAGTAATCATAGCCCCACTAAGCACAACATCCTACAATGTGGGAGCCATGCTTGGTCTCAAGGGCTTTGTGGCGGCTTCCGTGGGGGGATTCAGAAGCCAGATCGTCACGGTTATCGGCGGCATTATG from Chloroflexota bacterium includes the following:
- a CDS encoding NAD(P)/FAD-dependent oxidoreductase, with protein sequence MYDVIIVGAGPVGSHIAGRLAGWGHRIIVLEQHEKVGKTACCTGIVGKECLETFPVSKEAVLREARSARVLSPSGKFFRMEKETAQACILDRSVFDAAMARDAQARGAEYLLDSKVRDVTRTDSLVRVGVESKGRFAEFEGKAVVIASGFGSRLPQKLGFGKNADFVMGAQAEVATGEIDEVEIYLGGHIAPGFFAWLVPTSQGRALAGLLSRRHTGSHLTSFIDNLAKQGRIDPSGARITYGGIPLKPLSRTSGERVIVVGDAAGQVKPTTGGGIYYGLLCAEIAADTMHRAICNNVYSDELLGDYEKRWRKLLSRELRIGRWARWLFEKLDDRQIDHLFDIVQRQGFSESLLNSADFSFDWHSRLILRGLRHLGPRAAVSMLWLPISARLSGGSP
- the xth gene encoding exodeoxyribonuclease III, whose translation is MTEINILCWNVNGIRAVGGKGFLEWLYRERPDVLCLQETKAQPDQLGKDLLEPKDYYTYWNYPARKGYSGVASLTREKPIRVQNGLGIPEFDTEGRVLITEYPAFILLNIYFPNGKKDEQRLKYKMDFYEAFLKFIDSLRGQGKGIIICGDFNTAHREIDLARPKENEKVSGFLPMERAWMDKFVAHGYVDTFREFNKEAGQYTWWDLKSRARERNVGWRIDCFFVTRNLLPSVSKAFIMPEVDGSDHCPVGITLKID
- a CDS encoding ABC transporter substrate-binding protein; the encoded protein is MRSRLYLLLAALLLVAAVIPMTGCGGNEANEPYKVGAIFATTGFNAPLGEPEKQTVDMMVEQINANGGINGHPIEVIAYNNESVAANCATLADKLINDDKVVAIIGPTGTGDSNAIVDTCDNAEIPLISCAAGISIITPTATNDKHWIFSTPQTTVMVVQRLYAYLNTQTISKIGIITDTAGFGADGKANLVAQASAYGLTITSAQTYGTDDPGMETQLGIIRDSGAEAVICWGTNPGPAIVARNMATLPMTIPLFCSHGIAFQSFIDLALSAANGVIFPAGKLPIADNLTDADPQKALLLKYRDDFNAKYGNGKANTFGGHAYDALSMVVKALENAVQESPKTINSNDDTLKAVRAKIRDYIENSINSTGFPETGGFPGTAGIFNMSADNHNGLSMDCLVMVQIVDKKWTRLQ
- a CDS encoding branched-chain amino acid ABC transporter permease; this encodes MTTELFVQSLTSGLTQGCIYALIGLGFTIVFSVTSIINFAQGDFVMLGGMLSFFLAKSAGLSILPALLLSILIATLIGAALYLLAIRTARRSSVVSLIIITIGAAIFIRGIAGRIWGANPVAPPFFTGDRSLSIFGASIQPQALWIIGTTLAVTVVLHLFFSYTMMGKALKACAMNRTAATFVGINPKMMVLIAFAMAAALGALGGVIIAPLSTTSYNVGAMLGLKGFVAASVGGFRSQIVTVIGGIMLGLVESLAVALNWGPFTSAYKEASALVVLLLILLIRSRKLSEEERAS